Proteins encoded in a region of the Marmota flaviventris isolate mMarFla1 chromosome 3, mMarFla1.hap1, whole genome shotgun sequence genome:
- the LOC139705083 gene encoding uncharacterized protein — MGSIGTSGPITSSAGSAGTTAGLSPSFTSPGDTSGTRSPSATTPGREEGSSSGEPSTGATSTGSSVTGTFGSSSGATPESRGGSTPGGASLGSTVSGTTGVSAAVSTTASPGDSARPFSTSASSTSGATGKSLLITSTAGSAGTTAQLSPSFTSPADTSVGTGSQSATTPSGKEGSTPRESSTGATSRENSA; from the exons ATGG GCTCTATTGGAACTTCAGGCCCTATCACCTCCTCAGCTGGAAGTGCAGGCACCACAGCAGGACTGAGCCCCAGCTTCACCAGCCCTGGGGACACATCAG GAACACGAAGCCCTAGTGCAACAACACCTGGGAGGGAAGAGGGTAGCTCATCTGGGGAACCCAGCACTGGAGCTACAAGCACAGGAAGTTCAG TAACAGGCACATTTGGGTCATCATCTGGAGCAACCCCTGAATCTCGAGGTGGCAGCACCCCTGGAGGAGCAAGCCTTGGATCCACAGTTTCAG GAACCACAGGAGTGTCTGCAGCTGTATCCACCACTGCCAGCCCTGGGGACTCGGCTAGACCTTTCTCAACCTCTGCTAGCAGCACATCAG GTGCTACTGGAAAATCACTTCTCATCACCTCCACAGCTGGAAGTGCAGGCACCACAGCCCAACTGAGCCCCAGCTTCACCAGTCCTGCGGACACATCAG TAGGAACAGGAAGCCAAAGTGCAACAACCCCCAGTGGGAAGGAGGGCAGTACACCCAGGGAATCCAGCACTGGAGCTACCAGCCGAGAGAACTCAG CATAA